TAAGGTATCATTGCGTTGTGATGAAAAAGGAAGAGTCATGAAAATGACCTCAGAAGAACATCGTGACAATATATTTATAGCTGGTGATGTTCAATCAGGCAATCACATGAGTTTGATTGGTGCAATTGGAAGTGGCAAGCTCGCAGCGGTTGAAGTGCGTCACCTGCTTGAAAATTATTTATTCCCGTATGAAGGGCAGAAAGCACTGAATAATCTCAACACCTCAACTTTGAATCTGAAAAAACAGAGCATGCATTCAACAATGGATGGATTGATAGATTTTGAAAAATATAATCTGCATCAACCATGTCAAAAATGTAATCACTGCATTGACAACTTTGGTTGTCCGGCCATGGTGAAAATAAACGGCAAGGTGCAAATAGATCAAAGCAGGTGTACGCTTTGTGGTTTATGTATTGATGTTTGTCCAAACGGAGCAATACAATGGGTTGAAGCGAGTCAGATAACCAATTCAACAATGGCATGAGCAGAGAAAATAAAAAAATAATTGTTGCCGGTGTAGGTGGACAGGGTGTCGTTTTTCTCACCAACATTCTGGTTGAAGCAGCAATGATTGATGACATACCGGTGAATGTAAGTGAAATTCACGGCTTGTCACAGCGCGGCGGCGTAGTCACTTCAGGTATCGGGCTGGGTGAACATGTCACCGGTTTTACAGGCAATGCCAACGTTGATTTGCTGATTGGACTTGAACCACTTGAAACGCAACGATGTCTTTTGTTTTTGCATAAAAACTCTGATGTAGTTTTTGGTAATTACCGCATTGCGCCTTATTCAGTAAATGCTGAAGTGGCAGAATATCCTGATGTAACTATTCTTGTAAATTATTTGAAAGAACAATGTCGTGAAGTACTTTTTGTTGAACAGTACCCGAATGATTTGATGGCCGTTCATTACAATATTTATTTGCTAGGGCGTGCTGTGAAGATGAAAAATTTTCCATTTAGTGAAAACACCATTGAAAAAGCAATTGAAAAAACCGTGAGCAGTTACCAGTTACCAAAATCACTGCAGGCATTCAGATTAGCAAAAGATGAAAATATAATGACAGAATAAATAAGATAACGCTGCATGAAATATCTTAAGAACATAACTGTATTAATTGGTTGTTATTTGCTTACCGGAGCTGTTGCGTATGCGCAAAAAACTAACGGGGTCTATGATAACAAATCAGGGTATCTCTCTCTGGGTGTAAGAAACACACTTGGATTATTTATATCTGAAGGAAAAACTTATTTTGGAAAAAGCTCAGGCGGAAATTTTGGTTTGCGCTTTGGTGACTCTTATCATTCGCGCTGGTTCGGAGATTATATCACCACCAATTTTAATGACCTCGCCAGCCGAATGGATGTACACGGAGGTTTTTCATTCATGCCCGAATTTGCTATCAATAAGTCAGCAGAAAATCCGGTGATGTTTTATCCACTTGCCGGCTTTTGCATTGACTATACAAAAATAATGGTGAACCCGGCAAAGGCTGTTGCAACCGGCGCAAGCTCTGATGAACGATATAGTTTTGCAACACAATTTGGATTAGGAGTTAGAATTCCACTTTCAGCCAGATTGGATTTTGCTTTTGATGCCCATTATATGTTGCACATCGGAACTGACATTGATGTGCACATTCACGGCAATGAGGTTGAACTCATTCACCATAAAGGAAGTAATCTGGAAGGTCATTTGCTTTTTGCAGCAACCCTTGAATATAAAATGTTCAAATTATGGGGCAGATAAAAATTTACATATTCTCACTTTGTCTTGTCAGCTTGCAACATGCACTTGCACAAGCTGAAGGGCCAGACTTTTCACGCAAGGGATTGTTTATTTCTCAAACAACTATCTCACCCGGTTATCTTTTTGCAGAAAAATTAATGAGTGCTTATTTTCATCCATCGGTAGAATATTTTTTTGAAGATCGTGTATCCATTCGCACTGACGGATATTATTTTTTCACTACACAAGGAGATACAAAACCATTGCGCATGAATCACAATATTCTGCTTGGAGCATCGTATCATTTCAATAGAGAAAAATCAGATTTTTATATTGCATGGCAACCGGGTATTTCATTCGCGAAACTAAATGATTATACAGAAGAAGATTCTCTCATTACTAACCCTCGCATGAAGATAGCTCCGGTCTTCACTATCACTACCGGATACAATTATTATTTTCTAAAATATCTGAATTTTTTTGTCTCTGTAAAATATTTACACGGTACCCATGTACCAGATTTTGGATCAGCACATCCTTTAGATGAAATAAGATTTTCAGCCGGACTGGGTTGGAATTTACACTTTGAAAAAAAGAAATGATTATGAAGCATACACAACACCACATTCAATTTAAACTGAATGGCAACAACACTGAATTAGCAGTACATGCATCAGACACCTTACTCACCGTTTTGCGTGATCGTTTAGAATTAAAAGGTACCAAACCCGGATGCCATGAAGGCGAATGCGGAGCCTGCACCGTGTTAATTGATGGAGCTCCGGTAAATTCATGCCTCTACCTGGCTGTGAATGCAAACGGAAAAGAAGTAACAACTATTGAAGGGCTGCAACATGCAGATGGCAAATTAGATCCCGTTCAAGAATCACTAGTGAATAACGGAGCAGTGCAATGTGGATTCTGCACCAGCGGAATGGCTATGGCAATCAAAGGTCTGGTTAATGAATATGAACACAAACATCAAGTGCCGGGCACACGCAAATTTGAAAATCCATCTCGTGATGAAATTAAAAAATGGTTAGAGGGAAATTTGTGCCGGTGCACGGGGTATGTGAAAATTATTGATGCGGCAGAAACGTTGTTTAGGGATTAGGTTTTAGGGGTTAGGGATTTGATAAACGTTGTAGGTGCGAATTGCATTCGCCCTAACGTAAACGATGAATGAAAAAATGGCGAATTGCATTCGCCCTAACGTAAACGATGAATGAAAAAATGGCGAATTGCATTCGCCCTAAAGCAAACGATGAATGAAAAAAATAAATTTTAAAAAAATATCCTGAATAATAAAACAGAACATGGTCATGAAGAAAAAACTTAAAGTAATAGGAACCCCGGTGCCAAAGCAGGATGCCGGAATGCGTGTTACAGGGAAAGCGGTGTATGGGCATGACATTAAATTACCGGGCATGTTGCATGGAGCTATTCTGAGAACACAGCATCCTTGCGCAGAATTTACGGTTGATGTGAGTGCGGCAAAAAAATTACCCGGAGTAATTTGTATTATAACGGCAGATGATGTGGACACCAACAACATCAGTTATAAACGTGATCACCCGATTCTGAAAAAAGGAGAAGTGAATTGTATCCGCGACGAAATAGCTGCTGTAGCCGCTGAAACAAAAGAAATTGCTGAACAGGCATTAAAACTGATCAAGGTAAAATACAAAATTAAAAAAGGAGTTTACGATCCGTTTGAGGCATTAAAAAGTTCTTCACCTCAAATCAACCAGTTCATAACCGGAAAATTCAGCAATAAAAATATCGCAGAAATTTTTCACTATGAACACGGAGATCTTGTCAAAGAAAAAAAACGAAGCAAAGTAATTGTCAAACGCCGTTTCACCTTGCCACGCATGACACACGCGTGCATGGGTACAAGCAATATCACAGCTGATTATGACAGAAATACAGGTAAACTATTATTATATAGTTCTACACAA
This genomic stretch from Crocinitomicaceae bacterium harbors:
- a CDS encoding 2-oxoacid:acceptor oxidoreductase family protein, with the translated sequence MSRENKKIIVAGVGGQGVVFLTNILVEAAMIDDIPVNVSEIHGLSQRGGVVTSGIGLGEHVTGFTGNANVDLLIGLEPLETQRCLLFLHKNSDVVFGNYRIAPYSVNAEVAEYPDVTILVNYLKEQCREVLFVEQYPNDLMAVHYNIYLLGRAVKMKNFPFSENTIEKAIEKTVSSYQLPKSLQAFRLAKDENIMTE
- a CDS encoding (2Fe-2S)-binding protein — its product is MKHTQHHIQFKLNGNNTELAVHASDTLLTVLRDRLELKGTKPGCHEGECGACTVLIDGAPVNSCLYLAVNANGKEVTTIEGLQHADGKLDPVQESLVNNGAVQCGFCTSGMAMAIKGLVNEYEHKHQVPGTRKFENPSRDEIKKWLEGNLCRCTGYVKIIDAAETLFRD